One genomic window of uncultured Erythrobacter sp. includes the following:
- a CDS encoding serine/threonine-protein kinase has translation MTNIPTGKRAAPNRLEPGTILNNNYKIERAIGEGGMGKVYLASNTFIEEDKVAIKMIRSEQVHDELVREMFGKEVRAMVRITNPRIVSYRTFAHDPDLDLSFVVTEFIDGPSLEKLIKNDQDFGTEELLTLLTEICIGLRAAHKAGVIHRDLAPDNILLEDGDLDRPKIIDFGIVKDTLQGETIVGTGFAGKLNYVAPEQLGEPEYEIGPWTDIYSLALVLLGLTSGKEIDMGHTPGAAIRKRHEPIDLSSVDPKLRSLLSDMLATHPDHRLRSTEEVMMRVEQIQRGEPDPEPWPDNADKTVMIPAEKLNALYRPAKEPTPTPTPAAPDPSSHPAFEAIPHAPATEEVEEDWEEESYDDDEYDYEYEEDAPNQTAGNVVLLIILFAAIAALAAFAAITFGGIEI, from the coding sequence ATGACCAACATACCAACAGGAAAGCGCGCTGCGCCCAACCGGCTTGAGCCGGGGACGATCCTCAACAACAATTACAAGATCGAGCGCGCTATCGGTGAAGGCGGCATGGGCAAGGTATACCTCGCTTCCAACACCTTCATCGAAGAAGACAAGGTCGCGATCAAGATGATCCGGTCCGAGCAGGTGCATGACGAGTTGGTACGCGAAATGTTCGGCAAGGAAGTCCGCGCAATGGTGCGGATCACCAACCCGCGGATCGTGTCGTATCGCACTTTTGCGCATGACCCGGACCTCGATCTGAGCTTTGTCGTCACTGAGTTCATCGACGGTCCGAGCCTCGAGAAACTGATCAAGAACGATCAAGATTTTGGCACTGAAGAGTTGCTGACGCTGCTCACCGAAATCTGCATCGGACTGCGCGCGGCTCACAAAGCCGGGGTCATCCACCGCGACCTCGCTCCGGACAACATCCTGCTGGAGGATGGCGACCTAGACCGTCCCAAGATCATCGATTTCGGAATCGTAAAAGACACGTTGCAAGGTGAGACAATCGTTGGGACCGGGTTTGCCGGCAAGCTGAACTACGTAGCGCCTGAGCAATTGGGTGAACCGGAATACGAGATCGGTCCGTGGACCGACATTTACAGCCTCGCTCTGGTGCTGCTCGGCCTGACCAGCGGCAAAGAGATCGATATGGGCCACACGCCCGGCGCTGCGATCCGCAAGCGGCATGAGCCGATTGATCTGTCATCTGTCGACCCGAAGCTGCGCTCGTTGTTGTCCGATATGCTGGCCACGCACCCTGATCACCGCCTGCGTTCGACCGAAGAGGTGATGATGCGGGTGGAGCAGATCCAGCGCGGTGAACCCGATCCCGAACCGTGGCCCGACAACGCGGACAAGACGGTGATGATCCCTGCAGAGAAGCTCAACGCTCTGTATCGCCCCGCCAAGGAACCGACTCCGACGCCAACTCCTGCCGCGCCCGATCCATCATCCCATCCTGCCTTCGAAGCTATTCCGCATGCTCCTGCCACGGAAGAGGTCGAAGAAGACTGGGAAGAAGAAAGCTACGACGATGACGAGTACGACTATGAGTATGAAGAGGACGCGCCGAACCAGACCGCCGGCAATGTTGTCCTCCTAATCATCCTGTTCGCAGCCATCGCCGCCCTCGCCGCATTCGCAGCGATAACGTTCGGCGGCATTGAGATCTGA